The genomic region ATTATTAAAACTAAAATATTAATTACTATAATGTAAATTTTTTATTTTACGGAGGTATTTTTATGAAAGTTATACTAACTAATGATATTAAAAATCTAGGAAAGAAAAATGATTTAGTTGAAGTATCAGATGGGTATGCAAGAAACTTCCTATTTCCTAAAAAATTAGCCATAGAAGCTAATAATTCAAATTTAAATACACTAAATTACCATAAAGAGATGGAACGTCAGGCACACATCGAAAAAATTGAAGAATTTCAAAAAATAGCAAATAATTTAAGAGGAAAAGAAATTATAATAAATACAAAACTTGGAAATAATGGAAAACTATTTGGTACAATTACATCTAAAGATATTTGTAATAAAATAAACTCAAAATTCAACTTAAATATAGACAAAAAGAAAATATCGTTTGAACAAGTTAAATCATTGGGAAATTATCCAATCTCCATAAAATTATGTACAGAGGTTTCGGTTAACATGATATTAAAAGTTATTAGTGAATAATTTTTAACTTAATTTAATTTTTATTAAATAATAAGGGGGAGATAATTTGAATTCTAATGTTACAATTGATGAAATTGAGAAACTAATTGAAGAAAGTAATAATATTGAATTTAGAGTTAATGTTTTATATGAAATGCTTGAAAAATTATTCGATAAAAATACCATTAATAGTAGAATTTCTAAATTTAAATTACCAAAATATATTTCAAGTAAAAATATTAATGAAAAACTTTATAGCATAAATGTAATTGCTAGTAATGGAAAATCCTTAATTGACGTTCCTTCTTATGATGAATTAGAAAAAGTTTATTTAATTACCAAGGATATTATAGTTGAAGAAATCAGTCGCAGATACATTCAAAGTAAAATTGAAAATGAAGTTGAAGATATATTAAATGAAAAACAAGATAAATATATTGATGAAATAAAACTACAAATCATTAAAAAAAATAAAGGTCCAGAAAATACCAAAACTCTAAAAAAATATGCCCAACTTGAGATGCTCAATAAAAAACAATTAAATAAAAGTATACAACATCTTTTAAGACCTAAATCATTTGATGAAATAATAGGTCAAGATAGACCTATTAAAGCATTGATTTCAAAACTTACTTCTGAATATCCTCAACATATATTAATTTATGGACCACCCGGGGTAGGTAAAACTTCTGCAGCTAGACTTGCTCTAGAAGAAGCTAAAAAATTTGATTTTACTCCATTTAATAATAAATCAAATTTCATAGAAGTTAATGGAACAACATTAAGATGGGATCCAAGAGAAGTTACAAATCCTCTTTTAGGATCTGTTCATGATCCAATTTATCAAGGTAGTAAAAAAGACTTAGCAGAAATAGGAATACCTGAACCAAAACCAGGACTTGTTACAGATGCACATGGTGGAGTATTATTTATAGATGAAATCGGTGAACTTGATTTAATATTACAAAACAAATTATTGAAGGTACTTGAAGATAAGAAAGTAGAATTTTCATCAGCATATTATGATCCAGATGATGAGAATATACCTAAATACATTAAATTTTTATTTGATAATGGAGCACCTGCAGATTTTATATTAATCGGTGCTACTACCCGTGAACCACATGAAATAAATCCTGCTCTTAGATCCAGATGTACCGAAGTATTTTTTGAACCTCTAACATCAACTGATATAGAAAAAATTGTAGTAAATTCCGCTAAAAAATTAAATATAACATTAAAAGATGATGTACCGTCAATAATAAGCGAACATTGTATAGAAGGTAGGAAAGCAACAAGTATAATAAGTGACGCATATGGTTATGCGATATACAAGAACAAAGGAAATAAAAATTCAAATATTGTGATAACAAAAGATATAGTAAAGGAAGTTTTATCATTATCTCGTATTTCTCCTTTTGTAGAGAAAAATAAAATAGAAGATCCTAAAGTTGGTTTAATAAAAGGACTTGGAGTTAATGGATTTTTAGGTTCCGTTTTAAATTTTGAATGTGAAACTTTTAAAGCCAAAAATCCCTCAAAAGGCAAACTTAGATTCAATGAAACAGCTGGTTCTATGGCAAAAGATTCAGTATTCAATGCCTCAACCGTTATACGTAAGCTTACTGGTCTAGATTTAAACGACTATGATATACATTTAAATGCTATAGGTGGTGGTAAAATTGATGGTCCATCTGCAGGAGTTGCGGTAACTATATGTATATTAAGTTCTATTTTAAATAAACCAGTACCTCAAAATATAGCCATAACAGGTGAAATATCAATTAAAGGAAACATTAAAAAAGTTGGAGGTATATTTGAAAAGATATATGCTGCAAGAAAAAGTGGATTAAAACATATCATAATCCCAAAAGAAAATGAAAATGATATTCCTAAAAATATAAAAGATATTAACATTATTTGTTCAGATAATATTAATGATATTATAAAATTTATATTTAAAGATCCTTCCTTAGTTAATATTATTTAAGGTTTAAAAATTTGGAGGAGTACTTACCCAGATGACACATGCCTCAATATGATTAGATGTATTCTCTATATAGTGATCTGTTTCTGGTGAAAAATAAAAGGACTCTCCTTTTTTTACCCTTATCTTCCTATTTCCCAAATTTAAATAAATACTTCCTGAAATAACATATCCAAACTCTTCTCCTTCATGTGGATCTTCTTTAAATGTTTTTCCTCCACCCTTCAAATACACTATAATAGGTTCCATTCTATTTTTCTGAGAATTTGGAACAATCCAATGTATATCATGTTTTAATTCTTCATTATTAGTTATAAAAAAATCATTCTTACCAAAACATATTTTCTCATTATCTTCCTGACTAAAAAATTCTTTTAAATTAGTTCCTAAACACTCTAAAATATCCACAAGTGTAGCTATTGAAGGTGAAGTTAAATCCCTTTCTAATTGAGATATAAATCCTTTAGATAATTCACTTCTATCTGCCAATTCTTCCTGAGTAAGACCATTTTTAATTCTTAAATGTTTTATTTTTTTACCGATCTTCATTACAAACTCCATATAAAAAATTAATAAATATTAAACTTAAAGTTTAAAATAGTAAACTTATTATAATTTAACATTATTTTATTTGTCAATTAACATAATTACCTTCTATAATATATAATGAAATATTTTATAGAAGGAACTAATTTTATGGATAATAAGATTTCACCAAATAATATAGAATCAGAACAAACACTATTAGGTGCAATGATAATACATAAAAATACCATTCATGAGATACTAGACAATATAAATGTGGATGATTTTTATAAAGATGTGCACAAAAATATTTTTAAAACTATAAAAAAGATGTTTTTAAAAGATATACATGTAGATTTAATTTCTCTTATTGAATATTTAAAGAAAGATTCTCTATTAGAATTATCTGGTGGAGCATTATACATAACTGATATATCAAATTCAATAGCCACAATTGCCAATATACAAACACATATCAAAATAGTTAAGGATAATTCCATACTTAGAAAACTTATCAAAATTTCTAATGATACTCTCGAACGTATTTATAAAAAAGAGGATCCCAATCTATTAATAGAAAATATACAAAAAAGTGTATTTGATCTCTCAATATCAGAAACTAAATCTGATATTGAACCACTTAATAACATATTAGATAGAACAATTAAACACATTGAAAATTTATATGTTAATAATTTATCTTTTGTTGGATTATCCACAGGGTTTTATGATTTAGATATAAAATTATCTGGATTACAAAAATCCCAAATGATATTAATAGCTGCAAGACCATCT from Candidatus Arthromitus sp. SFB-mouse-Japan harbors:
- the rplI gene encoding 50S ribosomal protein L9; this translates as MKVILTNDIKNLGKKNDLVEVSDGYARNFLFPKKLAIEANNSNLNTLNYHKEMERQAHIEKIEEFQKIANNLRGKEIIINTKLGNNGKLFGTITSKDICNKINSKFNLNIDKKKISFEQVKSLGNYPISIKLCTEVSVNMILKVISE
- the lonC gene encoding Lon family ATP-dependent protease — encoded protein: MNSNVTIDEIEKLIEESNNIEFRVNVLYEMLEKLFDKNTINSRISKFKLPKYISSKNINEKLYSINVIASNGKSLIDVPSYDELEKVYLITKDIIVEEISRRYIQSKIENEVEDILNEKQDKYIDEIKLQIIKKNKGPENTKTLKKYAQLEMLNKKQLNKSIQHLLRPKSFDEIIGQDRPIKALISKLTSEYPQHILIYGPPGVGKTSAARLALEEAKKFDFTPFNNKSNFIEVNGTTLRWDPREVTNPLLGSVHDPIYQGSKKDLAEIGIPEPKPGLVTDAHGGVLFIDEIGELDLILQNKLLKVLEDKKVEFSSAYYDPDDENIPKYIKFLFDNGAPADFILIGATTREPHEINPALRSRCTEVFFEPLTSTDIEKIVVNSAKKLNITLKDDVPSIISEHCIEGRKATSIISDAYGYAIYKNKGNKNSNIVITKDIVKEVLSLSRISPFVEKNKIEDPKVGLIKGLGVNGFLGSVLNFECETFKAKNPSKGKLRFNETAGSMAKDSVFNASTVIRKLTGLDLNDYDIHLNAIGGGKIDGPSAGVAVTICILSSILNKPVPQNIAITGEISIKGNIKKVGGIFEKIYAARKSGLKHIIIPKENENDIPKNIKDINIICSDNINDIIKFIFKDPSLVNII
- a CDS encoding helix-turn-helix domain-containing protein, producing the protein MKIGKKIKHLRIKNGLTQEELADRSELSKGFISQLERDLTSPSIATLVDILECLGTNLKEFFSQEDNEKICFGKNDFFITNNEELKHDIHWIVPNSQKNRMEPIIVYLKGGGKTFKEDPHEGEEFGYVISGSIYLNLGNRKIRVKKGESFYFSPETDHYIENTSNHIEACVIWVSTPPNF